TGATACATAGATTTCCGTTTACGCCATTCCCTTCAATCTCTTTGCCGTTTTCATCCATCAATACCGGAGAGATTCCCGGGAGTGGCAGTGTGGCAAAGCCGGGTTTTGTTGGCGTAATCCCGGCAAGCGGTGAAATGGAAATACCACCCGTTTCCGTTTGCCACCAGGTATCCACAATGGGACAACGTCCTCCGCCAACATGGTCGTTATACCAGTGCCATGCCTCCTCATTAATCGGTTCTCCAACCGAACCCAACACCTTCAGTGAGCTTAGATCATATTTTTGAACATAGTTTATATCGTAACTCATCAGAGCGCGAATGGCCGTTGGTGCCGTGTAGAAGTGTGTGACTCTGTACTTTTCAACCACTTCCCAGAATCTGCCCGGATCGGGATAGGTAGGTGTTCCCTCAAAAATTATCCCTGTTGCGCCATTAAATAGCGGACCATATATAATATAGGAATGCCCTGTAATCCATCCGGCATCTGCTGTACACCAATAGACATCCTCCTCTTCTACCTGGAACACATTTCTGAAGGTATAGCTTGTGTAAACCATGTAGCCGCCACATGTGTGCAATACTCCCTTTGGTTTACCAGTAGACCCCGATGTGTATAGAATAAAAAGTGGGTCTTCCGCATCCATTTCAACAGCTTTATGCCGTTTGGATGCGTTCCGAATAAGCATATGCCACCATTCGTCCCGCCCTTCAACCCAACCAATTTCTCGGTTGGTTCTCTGGCAAACAATTACATTTTTAACCGTTGGGCAATTCTCGAGTGCTTCATCGGAAATCTCTTTTAGCGGAACGTGCTTATCTCCGCGACGAAGGCCGTCATTTGTGATCAGCATCTTCGCATCGCAATCCTGGATACGCTCGGCGAGAGACTGTGCCGAAAAACCGGCAAATACAATAGAGTGTACCGCCCCGATACGCGCACAGGCCAGTGCAGAAATAATCAATTCGGGCGTCATCGCCATATAAATACAGACTCGATCCCCTTTCTCAATTCCTTTGCTCTCCAAAACATTGGCAAATCTGCAAACATCTTCATGCAGCTGGCGATAGGTGATCGTCCGGCGAAAACTATCCGGGTGATTCGGTTCAAAAATAAATGCCGTTTTATGGCCGATGGTGTTCAAATGGCGGTCGAGCATGTTTTCAGTGATATTAAGCTTACCACCCTCAAACCACTTTATGTCCCCATTTTCAAAACCGCCGGAATGCACTTTATCCCAGCTTTTTCGCCAGTAAAACGTACCGGCCTCGTGCTCCCAAAACTTTTCCCGATCCTTCTCGCTCTGTTCGTAAACCTCTTTGTACTCTTCAAATGATTTAATATTCAGCCACATGAGTCAACCTGTTTAATTTGATGTTAAATCGAAGCGCTTTCATGTTGTCGTTTTTTCAGACCATTTTCAAGGAGATTTTCAACATTTTGCCTAATAAGTAAAGGAACGGCGGGAAAGCAGTAATAATTACCATTACCTGATTTGCATCGATTTATTCACAAAAATGCCCCACGGATTACAAATTGTAGAAAAATGGTTTGCAGAAAAAGGTCAACAACCTTTTGAATGGCAAAGAAATGTCTGGAAAGTGATGGCGGATGGCAAAAGTGGTTTGGTAAATGCCCCAACCGGAAGCGGAAAAACTTTAGCACTATTTATTCCCTCATTAATCCGATGGGTTGAAGAGTATCCGGACTCCTACAAAGATCGGGAAAACAACGGACTGCAACTACTGTGGATTACCCCGCTGAGAGCACTGGCCAAAGATATTGAGCAGGCCATGCTGGAGGTCGTAGTCGATATGGGTATCAAATGGATCGTTCAGCGGCGAACAGGCGACGTCTCGAGTTCCATTAAACAGAAGCAGAAGAATCAGATGCCGGAAGTTCTGATCACAACTCCGGAAAGCCTGCACATCCTGTTAGCTCAAAAAGGTTACCCAAAAAGATTTAGAAATCTTAAAACGGTCGTGGTTGATGAATGGCATGAACTCATCGGCTCCAAGCGCGGAACACAAACAGAACTGGGAATTTCCCGCTTACGTGGAATGAACCCCGATCTTCAAGTCTGGGGCATTTCTGCAACCATTGGAAACTTGGAAGAAGCCCGCGACACTCTTTTAGGTCCTGCACATTCCAAAACAGGACAAATCATGAAAACAGACATCCAGAAAAAAATTCACGCATACTCTATTCTTCCGGATGATGTAGAGAGATTTCCATGGTCAGGCCATTTAGGCATTCAATTGTTACCAAAAATTCTGCCACTTCTGGATGAGCCGGGATCAACCTTAATCTTCACCAATACCCGATCTCAGTCCGAAATATGGTTTCGAAATATCCTGGAAGCCAAGCCTGAGCTTGCCGGCACCATCGCTCTTCACCACGGGTCACTCTCGTCCGATATACGCAACTGGGTTGAGGATGCCCTTCATGATGGAATTTTAAAAACCGTTGTCTGTACCTCCAGTCTCGATCTGGGAGTCGATTTCCGGCCCGTGGATAAAGTCATACAGATTGGCAGCCCCAAGGGAGTTTCACGGTTTCTTCAGCGAGCCGGAAGAAGTGGTCACAGCCCAGGGGCTGAAAGTAACATCTGGTTTGTACCCACCAATGCACTGGAACTGATAGAAGCTGCTGCTCTCAAGGATGCCATAGACAAAAACGAAGTTGAAAGCCGGATCCCGATTCTGAAACCTTTTGATGTGCTCATTCAATATCTCGTCACACTTGCCGTATCGGAAGGCTTTCAACCGGATCAGATTTATGATGAGGTAAAGAAGACGTTTACTTATCAAACCCTTCGTGATGATGAGTGGAGCTCTATTCTTAATTTCATTCATACAGGTGGCGCTTCACTCAGCCGGTACGATGAATACTCCAAAACAGAAATTGACAGTGATGGAACCTGGAAAGTAAATGACCGGAAGATTGCCCAAAGGCACCGAATGTCTATCGGCACCATCACCAGCGACACGATGCTTCGGGTAAAATATCTCAAAGGAGGAAATCTGGGAAGAATTGAAGAGTGGTTTATCTCCCAATTAAATACGGGCGATTCATTTTGGTTCGCCGGACGAAATCTGGAACTGGTGCAAATCAAAAACATGACTGTATTTGTTCGGAAAACAAAGAAAGCTTCCAGCAAAGT
This portion of the Rhodohalobacter barkolensis genome encodes:
- the acs gene encoding acetate--CoA ligase; its protein translation is MWLNIKSFEEYKEVYEQSEKDREKFWEHEAGTFYWRKSWDKVHSGGFENGDIKWFEGGKLNITENMLDRHLNTIGHKTAFIFEPNHPDSFRRTITYRQLHEDVCRFANVLESKGIEKGDRVCIYMAMTPELIISALACARIGAVHSIVFAGFSAQSLAERIQDCDAKMLITNDGLRRGDKHVPLKEISDEALENCPTVKNVIVCQRTNREIGWVEGRDEWWHMLIRNASKRHKAVEMDAEDPLFILYTSGSTGKPKGVLHTCGGYMVYTSYTFRNVFQVEEEDVYWCTADAGWITGHSYIIYGPLFNGATGIIFEGTPTYPDPGRFWEVVEKYRVTHFYTAPTAIRALMSYDINYVQKYDLSSLKVLGSVGEPINEEAWHWYNDHVGGGRCPIVDTWWQTETGGISISPLAGITPTKPGFATLPLPGISPVLMDENGKEIEGNGVNGNLCIKHPWPGIARTIWGDHERYLKTYMSTYKGYYFTGDGCRRDADGYYRITGRVDDVLNVSGHRLGTAEIENAIDEHPNIVEAAIVGYPHDVKGQGIFAFMVCEKDPKDPEAFKGEIHDLVTKIIGPIAKPDKVQIVSGLPKTRSGKIMRRILRKIAAKDLENIGDTSTLLDPAVVEDIKKGKAY
- a CDS encoding ligase-associated DNA damage response DEXH box helicase, which gives rise to MPHGLQIVEKWFAEKGQQPFEWQRNVWKVMADGKSGLVNAPTGSGKTLALFIPSLIRWVEEYPDSYKDRENNGLQLLWITPLRALAKDIEQAMLEVVVDMGIKWIVQRRTGDVSSSIKQKQKNQMPEVLITTPESLHILLAQKGYPKRFRNLKTVVVDEWHELIGSKRGTQTELGISRLRGMNPDLQVWGISATIGNLEEARDTLLGPAHSKTGQIMKTDIQKKIHAYSILPDDVERFPWSGHLGIQLLPKILPLLDEPGSTLIFTNTRSQSEIWFRNILEAKPELAGTIALHHGSLSSDIRNWVEDALHDGILKTVVCTSSLDLGVDFRPVDKVIQIGSPKGVSRFLQRAGRSGHSPGAESNIWFVPTNALELIEAAALKDAIDKNEVESRIPILKPFDVLIQYLVTLAVSEGFQPDQIYDEVKKTFTYQTLRDDEWSSILNFIHTGGASLSRYDEYSKTEIDSDGTWKVNDRKIAQRHRMSIGTITSDTMLRVKYLKGGNLGRIEEWFISQLNTGDSFWFAGRNLELVQIKNMTVFVRKTKKASSKVPSWLGGRMSLSSNMSQLLREKFREASLGDTESEDLQAIQPILDIQKRRSVIPNDDQFLIEKSWSKEGCHCFFFPFEGRYVHEGLSALVAHRISKITPITFSIAMNDYGFELLSDQDIPIQKALANNLFSQENLIRDILSSLNDTELAKRKFRGISQIAGLVFSGFPGNKKAGKHLQMSSSLFFDVFMEYEPDHLLLQQAYDEVLSQQLDESRLRRALNRISRQEVVVKEIDRFSPLAFPIYVDRLRERLSSEKLLDRILKMQKNLEKD